GCGAAGACCCTTGTTGGGAAACAAACAGGCAATGGCATTGTCAAGCTTGATCCAGATTTCGACCTGCCTGATCCCAAGGACGAACACCGAGCCGGATTGGCATTGAACTGCCTGGAGGCTCCTCTTGATGTTGACATCAAGAAAGGCGGAAGAGTGGTGGTTTTGAACACCAAGAACTTGCCTTTGGTCGGTGAGGTTGGCCTTGGCGCCGATCTTGTTAGGCTGGATGGCAGTGCAATGTGCTCCCCTGGCTTCTCTTGCGACTCTGCCCTGCAGGTGACTTATATTGTCAGGGGCAGCGGCCGAGTTCAGGTGGTCGGGATTGATGGGAAACGTGTCCTTGAGGCCACCATCAAGGCCGGCAACCTGTTCATCGTGCCAAGGTTCTTTGTGGTGTCAAAGATTGCTGATCCGGAAGGACTGGAGTGGTTCTCTATCATCACCACTCCCGAGTAAGTCTTTTGTCTTTCGTTCATCTTGCTTTTCATTTGTCagcataataataaaactcGTCCGATCAAGCAAGAAACAAGATTGAGTGACTAACAATGTTTGCGTGTTGCAGCCCAATTTTCACACATTTAGCTGGAAGCATTGGGACATGGAAGGCCCTGTCGCCACAGGTGGTTCAAGCTTCGTTCGGAGTTGGGTCAGAGATAGAGCAAATGTTCCGGTCGAAGAGGGCGAATGAAGCCATCTTCTTTCCTCCTCCAAACTAAGAAAGAACTGAGCTGGCTTTGTCTTGGTGAAATAATAAGGCATTTTACATCAGTTTCTAGCCGGACTATATCTAACCTGTTGGATTAAGGTTCGGGCATCGGAATAATTATTAGTCTGTAAGAAGTTCGGAGTTTGGTTTACATAGAAAGTACATAATGGGCCGCCACAACCTATGTTGTACGAAAACATCTCATAGGAACCGTTTCCTCGTTTCTGAAACGTTTTATATTTTCGTTTTAAActctatttatgtctatttttttttagaaaaatgttcgTTTTCACATTTTCGTTTTCTATTAGAAacgtttttctttttcatttctgtACAATATAGATCA
This genomic stretch from Diospyros lotus cultivar Yz01 chromosome 1, ASM1463336v1, whole genome shotgun sequence harbors:
- the LOC127807475 gene encoding cocosin 1-like, which translates into the protein METSSLQPPPNFPFQFLGLAKSLLVSSVYWVPVFFLQQGDMEIDLSPKLAKIVYGGNGGGYFAWSPDDLPMLRQGNIGAAKLALEKYGFALPCYSDSAKVAYVLQGNGVAGIVLPEKEEKVLAIKKGDAIALPFGVVTWWHNKEDTELVVLFLGDTSKAHRVGSFTDFFLAGSSGIFSGFSTEFVCRAWDLEEDVAKTLVGKQTGNGIVKLDPDFDLPDPKDEHRAGLALNCLEAPLDVDIKKGGRVVVLNTKNLPLVGEVGLGADLVRLDGSAMCSPGFSCDSALQVTYIVRGSGRVQVVGIDGKRVLEATIKAGNLFIVPRFFVVSKIADPEGLEWFSIITTPDPIFTHLAGSIGTWKALSPQVVQASFGVGSEIEQMFRSKRANEAIFFPPPN